A single Verrucomicrobiia bacterium DNA region contains:
- a CDS encoding RHS repeat-associated core domain-containing protein — FYGYDSMFRLTSRKDQLGKIETVAYDNNGNLTNHVDRRGLTDLFKYNSLSFPTGVVYGTQSNVRYLYDKVNRVTNVVDSVAGSTRFFFDKLDRVTNVVDVNGTISYGYNDIGLRTNMTVAGENTVFYKYDNGNRLTNVTQGTFTSSLFYDDLGRRTKLVLPNGMNVLYSYDTLSRLTNITYQGAATNRVDYAYDQNGNRRARASALSVYILPAAVTNSSYDFANRQLTFSSYALQYDADGNLTNLINGATTNNLMWNARGQLTNITGGVTANFVYDGLGRRITRTVGGLTEKYVYDGSDVIQQLDGSGTVAADYFRSPGLDEPWQRIDVTPGTGHGTTTTNRIYLAEGIGSVLALTDTNQALQTQYAYEPFGATTTTGSSNKNSYQFTAREDDGTGFYCYRTRYYSPALGRLISEDPAGGDDNLYAYCGNNPINAIDPLGLTWIDLTPDEWDVARFVGGGIVGASERYLNILTLGLYGWAARHSGGCYNTGGFNAPFSAGYQLGSLWVNTAVITYALVESGVGAVDGAGAIPNGGMCFAAGTKVATPQGEKNIEDIEIGETVYAYDLETRETVERKVTDTPRNFTYYWVEVRVGNETIEATRHHLFWVENEERWVEAVNLQGGMSVRFLDGKIETISAVFLYELQQSETTYNLVVEGVHDFFVGKNSVLVHNGYPESPMYPPPTPVGGNFQFNFDTSLNYANSRRAGVNRAISGGYVDPDDGPFHHINSVDEYPNLAAEPSNIEGQGSLLNHLDTHDGNWRNPTSGPLNSEPGC; from the coding sequence CTTCTACGGCTACGATTCCATGTTTCGTCTGACTAGTCGGAAAGACCAACTAGGCAAAATCGAGACGGTCGCGTATGACAATAACGGCAATCTGACAAACCACGTAGATCGTCGTGGCCTCACGGATTTGTTTAAGTACAACTCGTTGAGCTTTCCTACGGGAGTTGTTTACGGGACGCAAAGCAACGTGCGCTATCTGTACGACAAGGTCAATCGGGTGACGAATGTGGTGGATTCGGTTGCTGGCAGCACCAGATTCTTCTTCGATAAACTGGATCGAGTCACGAACGTGGTCGACGTTAACGGGACGATAAGCTACGGATACAACGACATTGGCCTACGGACCAACATGACCGTAGCCGGGGAGAACACGGTCTTCTATAAGTACGACAATGGGAATCGCCTGACGAATGTGACCCAGGGCACATTCACTAGTTCTCTCTTCTATGATGATCTCGGGCGACGCACGAAACTGGTTCTGCCGAACGGCATGAACGTGCTGTATTCCTACGACACCCTTTCGCGCCTCACGAATATCACGTATCAAGGGGCCGCTACCAACAGGGTCGATTACGCATACGATCAAAACGGCAATCGGAGGGCGCGTGCCTCCGCGCTGAGCGTGTACATTCTCCCTGCAGCCGTCACCAACTCCAGCTACGACTTTGCCAATCGGCAACTGACTTTTAGTTCCTACGCTCTGCAATATGATGCCGACGGCAATCTGACCAATCTGATCAATGGCGCGACGACCAACAATTTGATGTGGAACGCGCGCGGTCAATTGACCAATATTACCGGGGGTGTGACGGCAAACTTTGTCTACGATGGTTTGGGTCGTCGCATCACGCGGACGGTTGGCGGGCTGACCGAGAAGTATGTGTACGATGGTTCGGATGTAATCCAGCAATTGGACGGAAGCGGGACTGTGGCTGCCGACTACTTCCGTAGTCCGGGTTTGGATGAACCATGGCAAAGGATTGACGTCACGCCGGGTACTGGTCACGGCACAACCACCACTAACCGTATCTATCTCGCCGAGGGCATCGGGAGCGTTCTGGCACTGACCGACACCAATCAGGCGCTTCAGACGCAGTACGCGTACGAACCGTTCGGGGCGACCACCACGACGGGATCCAGTAACAAGAACAGCTACCAGTTCACCGCCCGCGAGGACGACGGCACCGGCTTTTATTGCTATCGAACGCGGTACTACAGCCCGGCGCTGGGCCGGTTAATCAGCGAGGATCCGGCGGGCGGGGATGACAATCTGTACGCGTACTGCGGGAACAATCCGATCAATGCCATCGACCCGTTGGGGCTGACGTGGATAGACTTGACTCCGGACGAATGGGACGTCGCCCGATTCGTAGGTGGTGGGATCGTCGGTGCGTCGGAAAGGTATTTGAATATTCTCACCCTCGGTCTGTACGGTTGGGCCGCCCGCCACAGCGGAGGGTGCTACAATACCGGGGGCTTCAATGCACCCTTTTCTGCAGGCTATCAGTTGGGAAGTCTGTGGGTAAATACGGCGGTCATTACGTATGCCCTTGTCGAAAGCGGCGTGGGCGCGGTGGACGGGGCAGGAGCAATCCCGAACGGAGGCATGTGCTTCGCGGCCGGCACAAAGGTTGCAACGCCGCAAGGTGAGAAAAACATCGAGGATATCGAGATTGGTGAGACAGTTTATGCTTACGACCTTGAGACAAGGGAAACCGTCGAGCGCAAGGTCACCGACACGCCGCGTAACTTCACCTACTATTGGGTTGAGGTGCGGGTTGGCAACGAAACGATTGAGGCGACACGGCATCACCTATTTTGGGTTGAAAATGAAGAGCGGTGGGTCGAAGCAGTAAACTTGCAAGGCGGTATGTCTGTCCGGTTCCTTGATGGGAAAATCGAGACGATTTCGGCGGTCTTTCTCTACGAACTTCAGCAGTCCGAAACCACATACAATCTTGTTGTGGAGGGCGTCCATGATTTCTTCGTTGGGAAAAATAGTGTACTAGTTCACAATGGTTACCCCGAGTCACCGATGTATCCTCCGCCAACTCCCGTGGGAGGGAATTTCCAGTTTAATTTTGATACATCGCTTAATTATGCAAATTCTCGGAGAGCAGGTGTTAATAGGGCGATTAGCGGAGGCTACGTCGATCCAGACGACGGACCCTTCCACCACATTAACAGTGTTGATGAGTATCCCAATTTGGCTGCCGAGCCGTCAAACATCGAAGGGCAAGGTTCGCTACTAAATCATCTTGACACACACGATGGCAACTGGCGAAATCCCACGTCGGGACCTTTGAACTCAGAACCAGGATGCTAA
- a CDS encoding molecular chaperone Tir encodes MKRLGFFLATMFTAFHLSSPCDGQQTNKLMDGRMVIGEVRDGALTGQATVIWPSGNVFVGEYKDGLENGLGTFTFAGTNGGTYVGMYKNGRFDGQGTLTRRNRSKYSGEYQHGKRNGQGTYTSQTGLIYIGGFKNDLPDGRGTLTGTNGTNQHGEWRAGLPYRVDGTWVDDDGTRGVGTWRTDGTQSGGTITWKDGREYKGDWVVAKGDSESPDGIGTYTWPDGRNYVGHFRDGKMDGTGKMTHPDGKPEDGLWKQGEFQGTSK; translated from the coding sequence ATGAAACGTCTGGGGTTCTTCTTGGCAACCATGTTCACTGCATTCCATCTCTCATCTCCTTGCGACGGTCAGCAGACGAACAAGCTGATGGACGGAAGGATGGTCATTGGGGAGGTGCGGGATGGCGCGCTGACTGGGCAAGCGACAGTCATCTGGCCGAGTGGAAATGTATTTGTGGGTGAATACAAAGATGGCCTGGAAAATGGCTTGGGAACGTTCACGTTCGCGGGCACAAATGGAGGAACGTATGTGGGAATGTACAAGAATGGCAGGTTTGACGGGCAAGGGACATTAACACGGAGGAACAGATCAAAGTACTCCGGTGAATATCAGCATGGAAAGCGAAATGGGCAAGGGACGTATACGTCGCAGACTGGACTGATATATATCGGGGGGTTCAAGAATGACCTGCCGGATGGACGGGGAACTCTCACGGGTACGAACGGGACAAATCAACATGGCGAATGGCGTGCCGGTCTGCCGTACCGGGTGGACGGCACGTGGGTAGACGACGATGGCACTAGAGGAGTGGGGACGTGGAGAACTGACGGCACTCAGAGTGGTGGTACAATTACTTGGAAAGACGGACGGGAATACAAAGGTGACTGGGTGGTCGCGAAGGGCGATAGCGAATCGCCGGACGGCATTGGCACGTACACATGGCCTGACGGCCGTAATTACGTGGGCCATTTCCGTGACGGGAAGATGGACGGGACTGGTAAAATGACCCATCCGGACGGCAAACCAGAGGATGGTCTCTGGAAGCAAGGTGAATTCCAAGGAACGTCGAAGTAG
- a CDS encoding SPFH domain-containing protein translates to MQTLIYVAAVVVLLPVVFVILAWLFGVRYIPHNKVGVIEKLWSSSGSLTEGRIVARQGEAGFQTKLLRGGLHFGLFPWQYRIHREPLVTVAEGKIAYVYARDGAPLPPMQTLGSVVESNSFQDAPAFLNNGGQRGRQRAILREGVYALNQALFVVIAEDRVYSGPMGDKEEKTYQDWQAQLHSLRGFDPVVIGSAATSATPERDTLSLLGPTDTLGIVTVHDGAPIAHGEIIAPEIEAMESGLDHHYFQDPEAFLTMGGKRGKQLQVLTDGTFFINRWFATVEIKAKTLIPIGFVGVVVSYYGNKGSDVTGIAFRYGEQVESGSRGVWRGALPPGKYALNPYALKVEPVPTVNFVLRWITGQVEAHQYDKDLTSIELITADGYEPVLPLSLVLHIDYEKAPSVVQRFGDVKRLISQTLDPILTAYFRDVAQSSSMLDLLTHREEIQKRATEELGRRFKDYDINCVAVLIGRPESQVAAGQVDPIERLFDQLRQRRLAEEQKATFSKQEEAAARLMALNEAQAAAAKQTELTQTHIDVEVAANKGEAQLAEATRLAKRDIARAEGESRSKELLGRGEAARIAQIGLSEAAVFLQKIRAYGDSRLFALNLVAEQFSKSAQPIVPDRVLLMGGGKDGEGAGDLGSVNLLSQVLALLLGEKAGIGMAENAAGLESLEKFTEEITKRVNEPQAEADNGKRN, encoded by the coding sequence ATGCAGACTCTGATTTACGTGGCGGCGGTGGTGGTTCTTCTACCGGTGGTGTTCGTGATCCTGGCGTGGTTGTTCGGGGTGCGGTACATCCCGCACAACAAGGTCGGCGTCATCGAGAAGCTGTGGTCGTCGTCAGGTTCGTTGACGGAAGGGCGGATTGTGGCCCGGCAGGGAGAGGCGGGATTCCAGACGAAACTACTCCGTGGCGGTCTGCATTTCGGGCTTTTCCCGTGGCAGTACCGCATCCATCGTGAACCGTTGGTGACGGTCGCCGAGGGCAAGATCGCTTACGTGTACGCGCGGGACGGCGCGCCGTTGCCGCCGATGCAGACGCTCGGGTCGGTGGTGGAAAGCAATTCATTCCAGGATGCGCCGGCATTTCTGAACAATGGCGGCCAGCGCGGCCGTCAGCGGGCGATCCTGCGTGAGGGTGTGTACGCGTTGAACCAGGCGTTGTTTGTGGTCATCGCCGAGGACCGCGTGTACAGCGGTCCCATGGGGGACAAGGAAGAGAAAACCTACCAGGACTGGCAGGCGCAATTGCATAGCCTGCGCGGATTCGACCCGGTGGTGATCGGGTCGGCGGCGACGAGTGCAACACCGGAGCGGGACACGCTGAGCCTGCTCGGCCCGACCGATACGCTGGGCATTGTGACCGTGCATGACGGCGCACCGATTGCGCACGGCGAGATCATCGCGCCGGAAATCGAGGCAATGGAGAGCGGGCTGGACCATCATTATTTCCAGGACCCCGAAGCGTTCCTGACGATGGGCGGCAAGCGCGGCAAGCAATTGCAGGTGCTGACGGACGGGACGTTCTTCATCAATCGATGGTTCGCGACGGTGGAGATCAAGGCCAAGACGTTGATCCCGATTGGATTTGTCGGCGTGGTCGTGTCGTACTACGGCAACAAAGGTTCGGATGTGACCGGCATCGCGTTTCGGTACGGTGAACAGGTCGAGTCGGGCTCGCGCGGTGTGTGGCGCGGCGCGTTGCCGCCCGGCAAATACGCGCTGAATCCGTACGCGTTGAAGGTCGAACCGGTGCCGACGGTGAACTTCGTCTTGCGCTGGATTACCGGGCAGGTGGAGGCGCACCAGTACGACAAGGACCTGACGAGCATCGAGTTGATCACGGCGGACGGGTATGAGCCGGTGTTGCCGCTGTCGCTGGTGTTGCATATCGATTACGAGAAAGCGCCGAGTGTGGTGCAGCGGTTCGGGGACGTGAAGCGGCTCATCAGCCAGACGCTGGACCCGATTTTGACGGCGTACTTCCGCGACGTGGCGCAGTCGTCGAGCATGCTTGATTTGTTGACGCATCGCGAAGAAATCCAGAAGCGCGCGACCGAGGAACTCGGGAGGCGGTTCAAGGATTACGACATCAACTGCGTCGCGGTGCTCATTGGGCGACCGGAGTCGCAGGTCGCGGCGGGACAGGTCGATCCGATCGAGCGGCTGTTCGACCAGTTGCGGCAACGGCGGTTGGCCGAGGAACAGAAAGCGACATTCAGCAAGCAGGAGGAGGCGGCGGCGAGGTTGATGGCGCTCAATGAGGCGCAGGCTGCGGCCGCGAAGCAGACGGAACTGACACAGACGCACATTGATGTCGAGGTGGCCGCGAACAAGGGGGAGGCGCAACTTGCCGAGGCGACGCGGTTGGCCAAGCGCGACATCGCGCGGGCGGAAGGCGAATCGCGGTCGAAAGAGTTGCTCGGACGCGGCGAAGCGGCGCGGATTGCGCAGATCGGATTGTCGGAGGCGGCGGTGTTCCTGCAGAAGATTCGCGCGTACGGCGATTCGCGGTTATTTGCCTTGAACCTCGTGGCGGAGCAGTTCTCCAAGAGCGCGCAACCAATCGTGCCCGACCGCGTGCTACTCATGGGTGGCGGCAAGGATGGCGAAGGCGCCGGCGATTTGGGCTCGGTTAATCTGCTCAGCCAGGTCCTTGCGTTGCTCCTGGGTGAAAAGGCGGGGATCGGCATGGCGGAGAATGCGGCGGGCCTGGAGTCCCTGGAGAAGTTCACCGAGGAAATCACCAAGCGCGTCAATGAACCGCAGGCGGAAGCCGACAACGGCAAACGCAACTGA